A DNA window from Hordeum vulgare subsp. vulgare chromosome 1H, MorexV3_pseudomolecules_assembly, whole genome shotgun sequence contains the following coding sequences:
- the LOC123399814 gene encoding LOW QUALITY PROTEIN: lisH domain-containing protein C1711.05-like (The sequence of the model RefSeq protein was modified relative to this genomic sequence to represent the inferred CDS: inserted 1 base in 1 codon; deleted 2 bases in 1 codon), which yields MPFWLPDALKEPAKGNQDRHDELQMKANELEKLFAAHKLTTSRRGKSTDAQVDDTPRLSEVKPTQVLPEKICMKQTVTESNNFDCNELLKMVDNEGHNNSTPEKHGMPSLEDSRGKFYDQYMQKRDAKLKEDWKLQKEEKEAILKAMHESLERSKAEMQAKFSRSALQSVSRNKDQGTDSFLVEDEINSDYLSGDCSSRSADSRKHFSNKVAYTXKKSIAPIHSHKHSSRTVRSGYANRRNPPENPLAQSVPNFSDFRKENTKPSAGHSRATARAQPKGFSRSKSIIEESKSILNQDQSRGSQSMRKNLNATELRDTSSVNYNWATSGISSNTHKSGAPKSFVRKGNGAHPVVGITGFRQPMFATVIQDDDDDFPDQQEDSPDEAKDEEYESIEENLRESDIPADSDSETPKLSQDFGNSDDPGSENGDVSFPTEASNTKFNALAANMHDLPGELPAPWSSRNPHLLPYANDTSDGDAFVDSPTGSPSPWNSHSLDQITDADISRKRKN from the exons ATGCCTTTTTGGCTGCCTGATGCTCTAAAGGAACCGGCAAAGGGGAATCAAGATCGGCATGATGAACTGCAAATGAAGGCCAATGAGTTGGAGAAACTATTTGCTGCACACAAGCTAACAACTTCCAGGAGAGGGAAGTCTACGGATGCACAGGTTGATGACACACCTAGGTTAAGTGAGGTAAAGCCTACACAGGTTCTTCCAGAGAAGATTTGTATGAAGCAAACTGTGACGGAGAGTAACAACTTTGATTGCAATGAACTTCTGAAGATGGTGGACAACGAAGGGCATAACAACAGCACACCAGAAAAACATGGGATGCCTAGCTTAGAAGATTCACGGGGAAAGTTTTATGATCAATATATGCAGAAGAGGGATGCAAAACTAAAGGAGGATTGGAAGCTgcagaaagaagagaaggaagcaATATTAAAGGCAATGCATGAAAGTCTAGAAAGGAGCAAGGCTGAGATGCAGGCCAAATTCTCTCGATCTGCTTTGCAATCAGTTTCACGAAATAAGGATCAG GGGACAGATTCTTTCCTGGTAGAAGACGAAATAAACAGTGACTACCTATCTGGTGATTGTTCTTCCAGGAGTGCTGATTCCAGGAAGCATTTTTCAAACAAAGTAGCTTACA CAAAGAAATCCATTGCTCCCATCCATAGCCATAAGCATTCGTCAAGAACTGTAAGATCCGGTTATGCAAATCGCAGGAACCCACCAGAAAATCCTCTTGCA CAGTCAGTTCCCAATTTCTCCGACTTCAGAAAGGAAAATACAAAGCCATCAGCTGGTCATAGCAGAGCTACTGCAAGGGCTCAGCCAAAAGGTTTTTCCCGTAGTAAAAGCATAATTGAAGAGTCAAAGAGTATTTTGAATCAAGACCAATCAAGGGGATCACAGTCGATGAGGAAAAACTTAAATGCTACTGAATTAAGGGACACTTCATCAGTGAACTACAACTGGGCTACCTCAGGAATTTCTAGTAACACCCATAAATCTGGCGCGCCGAAGTCTTTTGTTAGAAAAGGCAATGGGGCTCACCCTGTTGTCGGTATAACCGGATTTCGACAACCAATGTTTGCAACTGTCAtacaggatgatgatgatgattttccaGATCAACAAGAGGATTCCCCCGATGAAGCCaaagatgaagaatatgaaagcaTTGAAGAGAATCTTAGGGAAAGTGATATTCCTGCTGATTCAGACAGCGAGACTCCAAAACTGAGTCAGGATTTTGGAAATTCAGATGATCCAGGATCAGAAAATGGCGATGTTTCTTTTCCAACGGAAGCATCCAATACCAAGTTCAATGCTTTAGCAGCAAACATGCACGATTTACCTGGTGAATTACCAGCCCCCTGGAGCTCGCGAAATCCACACCTATTGCCTTATGCAAATGATACCTCGGATGGTGATGCTTTTGTCGATTCACCAACCGGCAGTCCATCACCGTGGAACTCTCATTCGCTGGATCAAATAACAGATGCTGATATTTCCCGGAAGAGAAAAAACTGA